One genomic window of Paraburkholderia sp. BL23I1N1 includes the following:
- a CDS encoding helix-turn-helix domain-containing protein, translated as MERERLGLSQGEMHAISGASRRAQFNYEQGVRLPDVGYLAALAQRGFDVLYLVTGTRVTRHGAVDENMLCRVLVAVDVALGNRPIDAQKKSKLIALVYQSASDSGQIDQLLVKKAIDLAF; from the coding sequence GTGGAACGCGAACGGCTAGGACTCTCCCAAGGCGAGATGCATGCGATTTCGGGTGCCAGTCGTCGCGCGCAATTCAATTACGAACAGGGCGTGCGTCTACCCGACGTCGGATATCTGGCGGCTCTCGCTCAGCGCGGCTTCGATGTCCTGTACCTGGTGACGGGAACCCGCGTGACGCGCCACGGCGCTGTCGATGAAAATATGCTGTGCCGGGTACTCGTCGCGGTCGACGTCGCACTAGGAAATCGCCCCATCGACGCCCAGAAAAAATCGAAATTGATCGCACTCGTTTACCAAAGTGCCTCCGACTCCGGCCAGATCGACCAGTTGCTCGTCAAGAAAGCAATCGATCTCGCTTTTTAA
- a CDS encoding DNA-binding protein yields MPLKTLEEVREEFNRYGVSVSSWANQHRIPRNIVSGVLQGRLKGKRGHAHNAAVLLGLKDGVVNREDAHGPASDEVQAEKNG; encoded by the coding sequence ATGCCACTCAAAACCTTGGAAGAGGTCCGAGAAGAGTTCAATCGATACGGCGTCTCGGTATCAAGCTGGGCGAATCAACACAGAATCCCGCGGAATATCGTAAGCGGAGTGCTGCAGGGGCGGCTAAAAGGCAAGCGAGGACATGCACACAATGCAGCCGTTCTGTTGGGATTGAAAGACGGCGTTGTAAACCGGGAGGATGCGCACGGGCCAGCATCCGATGAAGTACAGGCGGAAAAGAATGGGTAG
- a CDS encoding lytic transglycosylase domain-containing protein: MLDFNALAQQCAPDVHPTTLQAVVRTESGFNPYAIGVVGGHLARQPRDRAEAVATAKALDTQGINFSMGLGQVNRKNLARYGLTYDTVFDLCANLRAGADILRSCYTRASATMGAGDQALRAAISCYYSGNFTRGFAVDFNGTSYVQRVSANAQPADTATSVVPAIPVVMDRPQSGEPVRIRAADTRRPSAARNEALPDAQSQIHPSWDAFGDTPCAGTSCK; encoded by the coding sequence ATGCTTGACTTCAACGCCCTCGCCCAGCAATGCGCGCCGGACGTTCACCCCACGACGCTGCAGGCGGTCGTGAGGACTGAGTCCGGCTTCAATCCCTACGCGATTGGCGTCGTCGGTGGCCATCTCGCGCGTCAGCCTCGTGATCGTGCGGAAGCGGTGGCGACGGCAAAGGCACTTGACACCCAGGGCATCAATTTCAGCATGGGCCTCGGCCAGGTCAACAGGAAGAACCTGGCCCGTTACGGGCTGACCTACGACACCGTATTCGACCTGTGCGCAAACCTGCGGGCCGGTGCGGACATTCTGCGCAGTTGCTATACCCGCGCCTCCGCCACGATGGGGGCGGGAGATCAGGCGCTGCGTGCTGCAATCAGCTGCTACTACAGCGGCAACTTTACGCGCGGTTTCGCGGTGGACTTCAACGGCACGAGCTATGTGCAGCGCGTGTCGGCCAACGCACAACCGGCCGATACCGCAACCAGCGTGGTGCCGGCCATTCCCGTGGTGATGGACCGGCCGCAATCGGGCGAGCCTGTTCGCATCCGGGCAGCCGACACGCGACGTCCGAGCGCGGCCCGTAACGAGGCACTCCCCGACGCGCAAAGCCAGATCCACCCGTCATGGGATGCGTTCGGCGACACTCCGTGCGCCGGAACGTCTTGCAAGTGA
- a CDS encoding VirB3 family type IV secretion system protein — MSEKNTYPGFNGLGRTAAIWGVPYMAMLVVVVASMFVGVLISFFVGPGGLLFVFLGFPVLLYFKHVCETDDQGLRIMWLELRCRFYFWQLRVRGRLNAGRAAPQFGNTATLAPLRYGRQRRVYRDFLQPLSSGERRLRELETDQ, encoded by the coding sequence ATGTCGGAAAAGAACACCTATCCCGGCTTTAATGGCCTCGGCCGTACGGCGGCCATCTGGGGTGTCCCCTATATGGCGATGCTGGTGGTCGTGGTCGCATCGATGTTCGTGGGCGTGCTGATCTCGTTCTTCGTGGGCCCGGGTGGTCTGCTGTTCGTTTTTCTTGGCTTTCCCGTGCTGCTGTATTTCAAGCACGTGTGCGAAACCGACGATCAGGGCCTGCGCATCATGTGGCTCGAACTGCGCTGCCGGTTCTACTTCTGGCAACTGCGCGTGCGGGGCCGCCTGAATGCGGGGCGCGCTGCGCCTCAGTTCGGTAATACGGCCACCCTTGCCCCATTGCGTTACGGGCGGCAACGCCGCGTCTACCGCGACTTTCTCCAACCCCTGTCGAGTGGCGAGCGCCGGCTGCGGGAACTCGAAACGGATCAGTGA
- a CDS encoding VirB4 family type IV secretion system protein: MKGKPMEGKPLVSSEILGAIGAVEDWLPKFGHPVTKHVQHLEGNRFMVTLAKRGVPFEVHENEAIERMFDRDTETYSKLGRDLGGRLGYHAVFTRRRVSFDRMYRFRPRFLQWFASVYVGKFHEEKFFENRYYLSLILKYEDFDDGLKEIESLAQQALLQFVDYEAELLEVYERKHLNGTRMLFSKQYGFLNDLVNAASGDLPVAAEPGTDIIPSSYLHFGYNTLSIQGPGVPASRQFATCYDLRGCPDKPGWGQLDPLISLPMALTVVHSFNCMTGFESNRTIDSVINKLESAGDKAKHQVKELRDAQGYVNTGELSFGEYHGAAIIYGETAKEALANGDLFASRSLNECSVEWALATGSAPFTYFSQVPGAKVKPRPKVQSSRNFASMHACHDYSTGKAEGNPIGDGSALIPFRSASGMYHYNHHATRRGDINVAEKLAGHNELKGTTGTGKSMVAAAITGMLSRFDPLLYVLDKGRGWEVLIRAMGGAYVYLEKGKPTDWAPFELADTPDNREFLYGLVELCGRKNGVDHQGKPVKIDLKASEKIQCRNAVDAVMGIDDVRLRRFSLLLDSIPDEGDDGLRARLSIWCKSEGGRFWWVFDNPPNLSLNMSEQRWIGFDVEAFLVENYEPSEPAFAYLFHLKKLMRSEGRLMQTVIEEYWLPIRFRTIREQIEETLASGRKEGEFLTLITQQPEQAQRAADLFPALRSLVATKLWLADPAAEEAAYLRDGMTKKEFREFRKLTPQARRFLIKQGNQSAFASFDLTGLDDAIAVFSGDRENVLICDAVRAELGDDPDVWLPVYLERVFERKLRTRLAAKHGADERLWSTELQRGLDRKRAELAAIYPSARTVEADADALTV, translated from the coding sequence ATGAAAGGCAAACCGATGGAAGGCAAACCCCTCGTCTCCAGTGAGATTCTCGGCGCCATCGGCGCGGTTGAGGACTGGCTCCCGAAGTTCGGTCATCCGGTCACGAAACACGTGCAGCACCTTGAGGGCAACCGCTTCATGGTGACACTGGCCAAGCGCGGCGTGCCGTTCGAAGTGCATGAAAACGAAGCGATCGAGCGCATGTTCGATCGCGACACCGAAACGTACAGCAAGCTCGGCCGGGATCTGGGTGGCCGGCTTGGCTATCACGCCGTCTTCACGCGCCGGCGCGTGAGCTTTGACCGCATGTACCGTTTCAGGCCGCGTTTCCTGCAGTGGTTCGCGTCGGTGTATGTGGGGAAGTTTCACGAGGAGAAATTCTTCGAGAACCGCTATTACCTGTCGCTGATCCTGAAATACGAAGATTTCGACGATGGGCTGAAGGAGATCGAATCGCTCGCGCAGCAGGCGCTGCTGCAGTTCGTCGACTACGAGGCCGAGCTGCTCGAAGTGTACGAGCGCAAACACCTGAACGGCACGCGGATGCTGTTCTCGAAGCAGTACGGGTTTCTGAACGATCTGGTGAACGCTGCGTCGGGTGATCTGCCCGTGGCAGCGGAACCGGGCACGGACATCATTCCTTCGAGCTATCTGCATTTCGGCTACAACACGCTCTCGATCCAGGGACCGGGCGTGCCGGCCTCGCGTCAGTTCGCGACCTGCTACGACCTGCGCGGCTGCCCGGACAAGCCAGGGTGGGGCCAGCTGGATCCGTTGATCTCGCTCCCCATGGCGTTGACGGTTGTGCACTCGTTCAACTGCATGACGGGCTTCGAGTCGAACCGCACGATCGATTCTGTGATCAACAAGCTGGAATCGGCCGGCGACAAGGCGAAGCATCAGGTGAAGGAACTCCGCGACGCCCAGGGCTATGTGAACACGGGCGAGCTGTCGTTCGGCGAGTATCACGGCGCGGCCATCATCTATGGCGAGACGGCAAAGGAGGCGCTCGCGAACGGCGACCTGTTTGCTTCGCGATCACTCAACGAATGCAGTGTCGAATGGGCGCTGGCGACGGGCTCCGCGCCGTTCACGTATTTCTCGCAGGTGCCGGGCGCAAAAGTAAAGCCGCGGCCGAAGGTGCAATCGTCGCGCAACTTCGCATCGATGCATGCGTGTCACGACTATTCGACCGGCAAGGCCGAAGGCAACCCGATTGGCGACGGCTCGGCCCTCATCCCGTTCCGCTCGGCCTCCGGCATGTATCACTACAACCACCACGCGACGCGCCGGGGCGATATCAACGTGGCGGAAAAGCTTGCTGGCCATAACGAACTCAAGGGTACGACCGGGACCGGCAAGAGCATGGTGGCTGCGGCGATCACCGGCATGCTGTCGCGCTTTGACCCGCTCCTGTACGTGCTCGACAAGGGGCGTGGCTGGGAGGTACTGATCCGCGCAATGGGCGGTGCCTATGTCTACCTCGAGAAAGGCAAGCCCACCGACTGGGCACCGTTCGAGCTGGCCGACACGCCGGATAACCGCGAGTTCCTGTACGGGCTGGTCGAACTGTGCGGCCGGAAGAACGGCGTCGACCACCAGGGCAAGCCGGTCAAGATCGATCTGAAAGCCTCGGAGAAGATCCAGTGCCGCAATGCCGTCGACGCGGTCATGGGCATTGACGACGTCCGCCTGCGCCGCTTCAGCCTGCTGCTGGACAGCATTCCGGACGAAGGCGATGACGGTCTGCGCGCACGGCTGTCGATCTGGTGCAAGTCGGAGGGTGGCCGGTTCTGGTGGGTGTTCGACAACCCGCCCAACCTGTCGCTGAACATGAGCGAGCAGCGCTGGATCGGGTTCGACGTCGAGGCGTTCCTCGTCGAGAACTACGAGCCGTCGGAACCGGCGTTTGCTTACCTGTTCCACCTCAAGAAGCTGATGCGCAGTGAAGGCCGGCTGATGCAGACGGTGATCGAAGAGTACTGGCTGCCGATCCGCTTTCGCACGATCCGTGAGCAGATCGAGGAAACACTCGCCAGCGGCCGCAAGGAGGGTGAGTTTCTCACCCTGATCACCCAGCAGCCGGAGCAGGCGCAGCGCGCGGCGGACCTGTTTCCCGCGCTGCGCAGCCTTGTCGCGACCAAGCTCTGGCTGGCCGATCCGGCAGCAGAGGAAGCAGCGTATCTGCGCGACGGCATGACGAAGAAGGAATTCCGTGAGTTCAGGAAGCTCACGCCGCAGGCCCGGCGCTTCCTCATCAAGCAGGGCAACCAGTCTGCCTTCGCGAGTTTTGATCTGACCGGGCTGGATGACGCGATCGCGGTGTTTTCGGGTGACCGCGAGAACGTGCTGATCTGCGATGCGGTGCGCGCCGAGCTGGGCGACGATCCAGATGTCTGGCTGCCCGTCTATCTGGAGCGCGTGTTTGAACGCAAGCTGCGCACGCGCCTCGCGGCGAAGCACGGCGCCGATGAGCGTCTGTGGTCCACCGAGCTGCAGCGCGGCCTCGATCGCAAGCGGGCCGAACTCGCGGCCATTTATCCCTCAGCGCGGACCGTCGAAGCCGACGCCGACGCACTGACTGTCTGA
- a CDS encoding type IV secretion system protein has product MNVNRVRPIVRLLRAGRVVAATFALCAASAVHAQGVPTISPAELAQQMVQVQQLFQQIQNQEAQYQALTGNSSFGNIMNDASLRNYLPEQWQNIYDQAKNGSLSGISSSMRTIEQQEGMTDASTPGQQRYYDTLAANKAMNEQAYSATTARLNNIKQLMQLSNATQDPAQKADLQNRMAAEEAMVTNEQTRMQLTAQLQQTELKLAEEQRDREFDNALMGKNNGQ; this is encoded by the coding sequence ATGAACGTCAACCGTGTCAGGCCGATCGTGCGCCTGCTCCGGGCAGGCCGTGTGGTGGCCGCTACGTTCGCGCTGTGCGCCGCGAGTGCCGTTCATGCGCAGGGTGTGCCGACGATTTCGCCCGCCGAACTCGCGCAGCAGATGGTGCAGGTCCAGCAGCTGTTTCAGCAGATCCAGAATCAGGAGGCCCAGTATCAGGCGCTGACCGGCAACAGCAGTTTCGGCAACATCATGAACGACGCATCGCTGCGTAACTATTTGCCGGAGCAGTGGCAGAACATTTACGACCAGGCGAAGAACGGCAGCCTATCAGGCATCAGTTCGTCGATGCGCACTATCGAACAGCAGGAGGGCATGACGGACGCGAGCACGCCCGGCCAGCAACGCTATTACGACACGCTCGCGGCCAACAAGGCGATGAACGAGCAGGCGTACAGCGCGACGACGGCGCGGCTGAATAACATCAAGCAACTGATGCAGTTGTCCAACGCGACGCAGGACCCGGCGCAGAAGGCGGATCTGCAGAACCGGATGGCGGCCGAAGAGGCAATGGTTACCAACGAGCAGACGCGTATGCAGCTCACCGCGCAACTGCAGCAGACCGAACTCAAGCTTGCTGAAGAGCAGCGCGACCGGGAATTCGATAACGCTCTCATGGGGAAAAACAATGGTCAATAA
- a CDS encoding type IV secretion system protein, translating to MDQNVVNTITTGSTRMIALISPLMAACFSIYVLLILWSYWQGRNDEPINDFLMRMATWAFILTCGMNIQFYSEYVVPFFNGLGEQLSAAVTNGSNTVSGLDNLLDAYLNSAQAIFNNAHGLKVFEALWVVCLMFIFGTPFMAIAIAYLILAKFALGILLALGPLFISAALFPPARQFFWNWVGQCMNYVFLVTLFAASCALEVNFAMGFIPSGGAMPTIAEVFELDIMGISFWIIALNLPGLASSLAGGVGISTMVGKLGTAGKMLGALAKAGGHGAKPSGGSLSPQ from the coding sequence ATGGATCAGAACGTGGTGAACACGATCACCACCGGGTCGACGCGGATGATTGCGCTGATCTCTCCGCTGATGGCCGCGTGCTTCAGTATTTATGTACTGCTCATCTTGTGGTCCTACTGGCAGGGCCGCAACGATGAGCCGATCAACGACTTTCTGATGCGAATGGCGACGTGGGCGTTCATCCTGACGTGCGGAATGAACATCCAGTTTTACAGCGAGTACGTCGTGCCGTTTTTCAATGGGCTGGGAGAGCAGCTTTCCGCAGCGGTGACAAACGGAAGCAACACGGTGTCCGGGCTCGACAACCTGCTGGATGCCTACCTGAATTCCGCGCAGGCAATTTTCAACAACGCGCACGGGCTGAAAGTGTTCGAGGCGCTGTGGGTCGTTTGCCTGATGTTCATTTTCGGTACGCCCTTCATGGCTATCGCGATCGCTTACCTGATTCTGGCCAAATTCGCGCTGGGGATCCTGCTTGCTCTCGGACCGCTGTTCATCTCGGCTGCGCTCTTTCCACCAGCACGGCAGTTCTTCTGGAACTGGGTGGGGCAGTGCATGAACTACGTCTTTCTCGTCACACTGTTCGCGGCGTCGTGCGCGCTGGAGGTCAATTTCGCGATGGGCTTCATACCGTCGGGTGGTGCGATGCCAACCATAGCGGAGGTCTTTGAGCTCGACATTATGGGGATTTCCTTCTGGATCATCGCGCTCAACCTGCCCGGACTGGCGTCGTCGCTCGCCGGTGGTGTTGGGATCTCCACCATGGTGGGCAAGCTCGGCACGGCCGGCAAGATGCTTGGGGCCCTCGCAAAGGCTGGCGGCCACGGCGCCAAGCCCTCTGGCGGTAGCCTGAGTCCTCAATAA
- a CDS encoding type IV secretion system protein gives MTSTIRQWFAGGSQARKRRKGGETPLAVQAAGHVGSLASGIDAGERDAVAWYLKQAQAFERSKVEAAEEKARIADRRSLLSGGVALAAVFGMGVLGLLKRPNPPAVLRVNDTNGNVDVLPTTATGHVTFTEKTDRADLRRYVEMREGYDWETISDTHAAVMFMSDDHEKEIYDTFLQGPTGPLKLLKDQARVLARVGSITFVGSTAQVFCSRQLIPLNPAVKRPDPTWWIATVAFERVDVPEKKDQQDIDPDGFRCTSYEVTRDWTRAPADAPSSSTPAAGNAS, from the coding sequence ATGACATCTACCATCAGACAATGGTTCGCGGGTGGATCACAGGCGCGCAAGCGCCGCAAAGGCGGGGAAACACCGCTGGCCGTGCAGGCAGCGGGGCACGTCGGCTCTCTCGCGAGCGGCATTGACGCAGGCGAGCGTGATGCTGTCGCGTGGTATCTGAAGCAGGCACAGGCCTTCGAGAGGTCGAAAGTCGAGGCGGCCGAGGAGAAGGCGCGGATCGCCGACCGGCGCTCGCTGCTGTCCGGGGGTGTGGCGCTCGCGGCCGTTTTTGGTATGGGGGTTTTAGGACTCCTAAAGCGGCCGAATCCACCTGCCGTTCTGCGCGTGAATGATACGAACGGCAACGTGGATGTGTTGCCCACGACGGCCACCGGTCACGTGACCTTCACCGAGAAGACCGATCGCGCGGATCTGCGCCGCTACGTCGAAATGCGCGAAGGCTACGACTGGGAGACGATCTCCGACACGCATGCGGCCGTCATGTTCATGAGCGATGACCACGAGAAGGAAATCTACGACACGTTCCTGCAGGGGCCGACCGGGCCGCTCAAGCTGCTGAAGGATCAGGCTCGCGTGCTTGCGCGCGTCGGCTCGATCACGTTCGTCGGCTCGACCGCGCAGGTATTTTGCTCGCGGCAGCTGATTCCGCTGAACCCCGCGGTGAAGCGTCCTGATCCGACCTGGTGGATTGCGACGGTGGCGTTCGAGCGCGTGGATGTGCCGGAGAAAAAAGATCAGCAGGACATCGATCCGGACGGCTTTCGCTGCACGAGCTACGAGGTCACGCGCGACTGGACGCGTGCACCCGCCGACGCGCCCTCTTCGTCGACGCCGGCAGCGGGGAACGCATCATGA
- a CDS encoding TrbG/VirB9 family P-type conjugative transfer protein — translation MAAGLAFISSNVRALETPRSCGSDPHIQCATYDPNQAYRVATMPGRVVMIQFEPGEHIIDSGEGIGDGKAWHVAINDSGALLKPGALQPETNLVLVTNRRTYSLSLADVSAAQPATWMLRFDYPDTKAKLTAAQQRRQAAVSAALGGQQINQQGNGPAVPASLAAGTNAVQAAAAQAVTSASAANMQYMMRGDRALAPTALWDDGRFTYFKYATARDLPTIFTKLPDGGEATANFHMEGDTVVVHEVSKSFVIRFGQSVLGIRNDSYSPDGHYNRAGSSVPGSARIERDHADASAN, via the coding sequence ATGGCTGCGGGGCTCGCCTTCATATCGTCGAATGTAAGGGCACTCGAGACACCACGCAGTTGCGGTTCGGATCCGCACATCCAGTGCGCCACCTACGACCCCAACCAGGCGTATCGCGTCGCAACCATGCCGGGCCGCGTAGTGATGATCCAGTTCGAACCGGGCGAACACATCATCGACAGCGGTGAAGGCATCGGAGACGGCAAGGCATGGCACGTGGCCATCAACGATAGCGGGGCGCTGCTCAAGCCGGGTGCGTTGCAGCCGGAAACCAATCTTGTACTCGTCACTAACCGGCGCACGTATTCGCTCTCGCTTGCCGACGTGTCGGCCGCCCAGCCAGCGACCTGGATGCTGCGATTCGACTATCCGGACACGAAAGCGAAGCTGACTGCGGCGCAGCAGCGCCGGCAGGCGGCAGTCAGCGCGGCGCTCGGCGGTCAACAGATCAATCAGCAGGGCAACGGTCCGGCTGTGCCGGCGTCGCTCGCGGCAGGGACGAATGCGGTGCAGGCAGCTGCTGCCCAAGCGGTGACATCGGCTTCGGCCGCGAACATGCAGTACATGATGCGCGGCGATCGCGCACTCGCGCCGACGGCGCTCTGGGACGACGGCCGCTTTACGTACTTCAAGTATGCGACCGCGCGCGACCTGCCGACGATCTTCACGAAGCTGCCGGACGGCGGCGAGGCGACCGCGAACTTCCACATGGAAGGCGATACGGTCGTCGTGCACGAGGTGTCGAAGTCGTTTGTCATCCGCTTCGGCCAGTCGGTGCTGGGGATCCGCAATGACAGCTATTCGCCTGATGGGCATTACAACCGTGCGGGCTCGTCGGTGCCGGGCAGCGCGCGCATCGAGCGCGACCATGCCGATGCATCGGCGAACTGA
- a CDS encoding TrbI/VirB10 family protein has product MTERNEIEHAARRAAPADVGPQPSLDLPGRRKTRVGKLRLVLVALAVIALGASGVTIYLQRLFQQHQDAKQAALNKPKDSGASDAGADLETQKDRIKKAEADQARAASEAAAAANSRLATPSGAASQTGGATNGQAVAVSNQPRPLTPAERRLQGSVLVSNGSNGAGRSEDGPVASNETTGDSEGNPAGNAGAGGHDAGGLAGLAKSMGFSALHGSSAGGASGPTSRTDAGDSKGSSIDQSLQPSKLQPMQASFRPNRHYLLSRNTIIRCGQATAIRTDRPGLIGCPIAQDVWSDDGTTLLVRKGAMAKGEQRDAVLQGQGVIGAIWDEIDDGDVHIPLNSPATDPLGAAGIPAYVDEHFWQRFKGALMVSLIGDFGQALANKATGSGQTITFSNSSNATQDVAAETLRNTINIPPTAYSNQGSVINIFVARDIDLSGVYENVDAQGNPAQGNPVGTDAQQ; this is encoded by the coding sequence ATGACTGAACGAAACGAAATCGAACATGCGGCGCGTCGGGCCGCCCCGGCCGACGTCGGCCCGCAGCCCTCGCTTGACCTGCCGGGGCGCCGGAAGACGCGCGTGGGCAAGCTGCGTCTGGTGCTGGTCGCGCTGGCCGTGATCGCGCTGGGTGCGTCGGGCGTCACGATCTATCTGCAGCGCCTCTTCCAGCAGCATCAGGATGCGAAGCAGGCCGCGCTCAACAAGCCGAAAGACAGTGGCGCGAGTGACGCCGGCGCAGATCTGGAGACGCAGAAGGACCGGATCAAGAAAGCGGAGGCTGATCAGGCCCGTGCAGCGTCGGAGGCTGCGGCTGCGGCGAATTCCCGTCTCGCGACGCCGTCCGGTGCGGCGTCGCAGACGGGCGGCGCAACGAATGGACAGGCAGTGGCGGTGAGCAACCAGCCACGGCCGCTCACGCCGGCCGAGCGCCGCCTGCAGGGCAGCGTGCTCGTCTCGAACGGGAGCAACGGGGCGGGCCGGAGCGAAGATGGTCCGGTGGCCTCGAATGAAACCACCGGTGACAGCGAGGGCAACCCGGCGGGCAACGCGGGAGCGGGCGGCCATGACGCGGGTGGGCTGGCGGGTCTCGCGAAGTCGATGGGCTTCTCGGCGCTGCATGGTTCCAGTGCAGGCGGTGCATCCGGCCCGACCAGCAGGACGGACGCGGGCGACAGCAAGGGGTCGTCCATCGACCAGTCGTTGCAGCCATCGAAGCTGCAGCCGATGCAGGCCTCGTTCCGGCCGAACCGGCACTACCTGCTCAGCCGCAACACGATCATCCGGTGCGGTCAGGCGACGGCGATCCGCACCGACCGGCCGGGCCTGATCGGATGCCCGATCGCTCAGGACGTGTGGTCCGACGACGGCACGACGCTGCTCGTGCGCAAGGGCGCGATGGCCAAGGGCGAGCAGCGCGACGCAGTGCTGCAGGGGCAGGGCGTGATCGGCGCGATCTGGGACGAGATCGACGACGGCGACGTGCATATTCCGCTGAATTCGCCGGCGACCGATCCGCTCGGCGCGGCCGGCATCCCAGCCTACGTCGACGAGCACTTCTGGCAGCGCTTCAAGGGGGCACTGATGGTGAGCCTGATTGGCGACTTCGGCCAGGCGCTGGCCAACAAGGCGACCGGCTCCGGCCAGACGATCACGTTCTCGAACAGCTCCAACGCGACGCAGGACGTCGCGGCCGAGACGCTGCGCAACACGATCAACATCCCGCCGACGGCGTATTCGAACCAGGGCTCGGTGATCAATATCTTCGTGGCACGCGACATCGATCTGAGTGGCGTGTACGAGAACGTCGATGCGCAGGGTAACCCGGCGCAGGGCAATCCGGTCGGCACCGACGCACAGCAATGA
- the virB11 gene encoding P-type DNA transfer ATPase VirB11: protein MSAAVIDVIEKGTIARSFLKQMGIANFFDGSLTEVAINRPGEIWTQGSGGWRRHDASACTLDACFKLANALTVMKGGKFSTKEPIHPVVLPDGQRGHVLMQPACEQDTISITIRIPSNVRFSVAEYERNGWFEGYRDVSPRRDMSATLDLQPFELGMLEAKSQRNVTRMLELAVANRLNIALAGGTGSGKTTLNKALSDLVPSDERIGTIEDTPELSLPNHPNHVHLFFSDALPAKELVRSTLRMRFDRVFLAELRGDETWDYMTLLNTGTPGGITTVHCNDARSAHSRIATLIKQSVVGQTLDWQFIMEQVRVTVDLVLFMRDKRLTEIWYDPIGKAQLLGCVS from the coding sequence ATGAGCGCCGCTGTTATTGACGTGATCGAGAAAGGCACAATCGCCCGCAGCTTTCTGAAACAGATGGGCATCGCCAACTTCTTCGACGGAAGCCTGACCGAGGTGGCCATCAACCGGCCCGGCGAAATCTGGACGCAGGGCAGCGGCGGCTGGAGGCGGCATGACGCGTCCGCGTGCACGCTCGATGCGTGCTTCAAGCTTGCCAACGCGCTGACCGTGATGAAGGGCGGCAAGTTCTCGACGAAAGAGCCGATTCATCCGGTGGTGCTGCCCGATGGCCAGCGCGGGCACGTGCTGATGCAGCCGGCCTGCGAGCAGGACACGATTTCCATCACGATCCGCATTCCGTCGAACGTGCGCTTTTCCGTCGCCGAGTATGAACGCAACGGCTGGTTCGAGGGCTATCGCGACGTCTCGCCGCGTCGCGACATGTCGGCGACACTCGATCTGCAGCCGTTCGAACTCGGGATGCTGGAAGCGAAGAGTCAGCGCAATGTCACGCGCATGCTCGAGCTCGCTGTCGCGAACCGTCTGAACATCGCGCTCGCCGGCGGCACCGGCTCCGGCAAGACCACGCTGAACAAGGCGCTCTCGGACCTCGTGCCGTCCGATGAGCGGATCGGCACGATCGAGGACACGCCGGAGCTGTCGCTGCCGAATCACCCGAACCATGTGCACCTGTTTTTCAGCGACGCGCTGCCCGCAAAGGAACTTGTCAGGTCGACGCTGCGCATGAGGTTCGATCGGGTGTTTCTCGCCGAACTGCGCGGCGACGAGACGTGGGACTACATGACGCTGCTCAACACCGGCACGCCTGGCGGCATCACGACCGTCCACTGCAACGATGCCCGCTCGGCGCACTCGCGCATCGCCACACTCATCAAGCAGAGCGTGGTGGGCCAGACGCTCGACTGGCAATTCATCATGGAACAGGTGCGCGTCACGGTTGATCTTGTCCTTTTCATGCGCGACAAGCGGCTCACCGAGATCTGGTACGACCCGATCGGCAAGGCGCAACTGCTCGGGTGCGTCTCATGA
- a CDS encoding DUF3717 domain-containing protein — protein MKFSISDVEAAIDSWRRCSSSDEAFVASVEARALARLYGAVIVHGCAVVSDTELDDAQRDALRVLSISHPRAMEKGDFMTGHRRLTEAMEAVANIAAPPGTLSTVQLQLTLDRMTSHASEIEAVYLALRQRGVAEADLGVAVSTLTAGDVAPWVEALKLTGQMKQ, from the coding sequence ATGAAGTTCAGCATCAGTGATGTCGAAGCGGCGATCGACAGCTGGCGCCGGTGTTCGTCATCGGACGAAGCGTTTGTCGCCAGTGTAGAAGCGCGGGCGTTGGCCCGGCTTTACGGCGCGGTGATCGTGCATGGCTGTGCAGTGGTGTCCGACACCGAGCTTGACGATGCGCAGCGCGACGCCCTGCGCGTTCTTTCGATCAGCCATCCCAGGGCAATGGAGAAAGGAGATTTCATGACCGGCCATCGCAGATTGACCGAAGCCATGGAAGCCGTCGCGAATATCGCGGCGCCGCCCGGCACGCTCAGTACCGTCCAGCTCCAGCTGACGCTGGATCGCATGACAAGCCACGCGAGCGAGATTGAGGCGGTGTATCTCGCCTTGCGACAGCGGGGCGTAGCAGAGGCAGACCTGGGCGTGGCCGTGTCCACGCTCACGGCGGGCGACGTTGCTCCGTGGGTCGAAGCATTGAAGCTGACGGGGCAAATGAAGCAATGA